In Methylotenera sp. L2L1, the following proteins share a genomic window:
- the flhF gene encoding flagellar biosynthesis protein FlhF, whose amino-acid sequence MNIKQFFGINSREALKQVRMELGEDAIILSNRAVEGGNRITALKEEDLDAIVDNAAIMEASYRNHTEGFGEDNPSALISVINKKIEGFHTNQAQPFAPSMMEPEAPTVQTQATPVSIQPATDTFMQASMLDASQKMTEILNEMRSMRDVFESQLTTIAWSNVQQQYPTKTQIMNILLSSGFSAALARMLSEKLPANLDEAKALAWVKSILSKNLDSIPNEVGMLDQGGIFALIGPTGVGKTTTTAKLAARYVMKHGTESLGLITTDAYRIGGHEQLRIYGKILGVMVHAVKDEADLKIALNELKNKRTILIDTVGVSQRDTMVTEQIAMLSNTNSSIKKLLCLNATSTGETLTDVIRAYKGKGLDGTIITKLDEAVTIGGVLDVIIRGKLKLYYLANGQRVPEDIHLANKSYLIQKALKIGADGRSLQFKNEELPFIMGNTRQSVNTLSTETSRG is encoded by the coding sequence ATGAATATTAAGCAATTTTTTGGCATAAACTCTCGCGAAGCACTTAAACAAGTGCGTATGGAGCTAGGCGAGGATGCCATTATTTTATCTAACCGTGCCGTAGAGGGCGGAAATAGAATCACCGCGTTGAAGGAAGAGGACTTAGACGCGATTGTTGATAATGCAGCCATCATGGAGGCATCTTATCGCAACCATACAGAAGGTTTTGGTGAAGATAATCCATCTGCGTTAATCTCAGTGATTAATAAAAAAATTGAAGGTTTTCATACCAACCAAGCGCAGCCCTTTGCACCAAGCATGATGGAGCCAGAAGCGCCAACAGTACAAACACAAGCAACGCCAGTAAGCATCCAACCTGCCACAGATACCTTTATGCAAGCATCTATGCTAGATGCTAGCCAAAAAATGACTGAGATTTTGAACGAGATGCGCAGCATGCGCGACGTGTTTGAATCTCAACTCACCACCATTGCTTGGAGCAATGTGCAGCAGCAGTACCCAACAAAAACACAAATCATGAATATATTGCTGTCGTCTGGCTTTAGTGCGGCATTAGCGAGAATGTTATCGGAAAAACTACCGGCTAATCTTGATGAAGCAAAAGCCCTTGCTTGGGTTAAATCTATTCTAAGTAAGAATCTGGATAGCATTCCCAATGAAGTTGGCATGCTAGACCAAGGCGGCATCTTTGCGTTAATCGGCCCTACTGGTGTTGGTAAAACAACTACCACGGCTAAACTTGCAGCGCGCTATGTGATGAAGCATGGTACAGAGAGCCTAGGTCTAATTACTACCGATGCGTATCGTATCGGGGGTCATGAACAATTAAGAATATACGGTAAGATTCTTGGCGTGATGGTGCACGCAGTTAAAGATGAAGCTGATCTTAAGATTGCTTTAAACGAGCTAAAGAACAAACGCACTATCTTAATTGATACAGTTGGTGTAAGTCAGCGCGACACCATGGTAACAGAGCAAATTGCCATGTTATCAAACACCAACTCTAGTATTAAAAAGCTACTATGCCTGAATGCAACCAGCACAGGTGAGACGTTAACCGATGTGATTAGAGCCTATAAAGGCAAAGGTTTGGATGGTACGATTATCACCAAGCTTGATGAAGCTGTCACGATTGGTGGTGTACTAGACGTGATTATCAGAGGCAAGTTAAAACTTTATTACTTAGCTAATGGCCAGCGTGTGCCTGAAGATATCCATCTTGCGAATAAGAGCTACCTGATTCAAAAAGCGCTAAAAATTGGCGCGGACGGTCGCTCATTGCAGTTCAAAAACGAAGAACTGCCTTTTATCATGGGTAACACCAGACAATCTGTAAATACTTTATCTACAGAGACTAGCCGTGGTTAG
- a CDS encoding GNAT family N-acetyltransferase, whose protein sequence is MALRLEVAEGITQLPIDAWNALAGDMPLLSHAFLSAFETSNSVGVGTGWQPCFLLLYDDAQLIGAMPLYVKHHSYGEYVFDWAWAEAYERNGLPYYPKLVSAIPFTPITSARLLTTRPDAKALMINAVSQIMQQNKMSSAHVLFPDDDSAQLFKEAGWMQRHGVQFRWQNQNYSDFDDFLCQLSHDKRKKIRQERKKVTASGVICRSIRGVEITAEQWDFFYQCYENTYREHRSSPYLTRDFFKIIGSSMPQNILLIMAYVDEQPIAAALNIYDKTTLYGRYWGALRYIPNLHFELCYYQAQEFCIAEKIEYFEGGAQGEHKLARGFKARSTCSFHRIANPDFAIAIQDFVVQESKGLAEYTNELDERAPFKSKD, encoded by the coding sequence ATGGCGTTAAGGCTAGAAGTTGCAGAAGGCATTACCCAGCTTCCTATTGATGCATGGAATGCACTGGCGGGAGATATGCCGCTACTTAGCCATGCTTTTCTAAGCGCGTTTGAAACTTCAAACTCTGTAGGTGTTGGTACTGGTTGGCAGCCTTGCTTCTTATTATTGTACGATGATGCGCAGTTAATAGGCGCGATGCCTCTGTACGTGAAACACCATTCTTATGGTGAGTATGTGTTTGATTGGGCATGGGCCGAGGCCTATGAACGTAACGGTTTGCCCTACTACCCTAAGCTTGTTTCAGCTATTCCATTTACACCAATTACCAGTGCGCGCCTTCTCACAACACGTCCCGATGCTAAGGCCCTGATGATTAATGCCGTGTCGCAAATCATGCAACAAAACAAAATGTCATCGGCACATGTATTGTTTCCCGATGATGATTCTGCACAGTTATTTAAAGAAGCAGGGTGGATGCAACGGCATGGTGTACAGTTCCGTTGGCAGAATCAGAATTACTCTGATTTTGACGACTTTCTATGTCAATTAAGCCATGATAAGCGTAAAAAGATTCGGCAAGAAAGGAAAAAGGTCACGGCCTCTGGTGTGATATGTCGGTCAATAAGAGGGGTGGAAATTACTGCTGAGCAGTGGGATTTTTTCTACCAATGTTATGAAAATACTTATCGTGAGCATCGTTCTTCACCATACCTAACACGTGATTTCTTTAAGATTATCGGCAGCAGCATGCCACAGAATATTCTGTTGATTATGGCTTATGTGGATGAACAGCCAATCGCTGCTGCGCTAAATATTTATGATAAAACAACGCTGTATGGTCGGTATTGGGGAGCGCTGCGCTATATTCCCAATCTGCACTTTGAGCTTTGTTATTATCAAGCACAAGAATTTTGTATCGCAGAAAAAATTGAATATTTCGAAGGTGGAGCGCAAGGCGAGCATAAGCTGGCTCGCGGGTTCAAGGCAAGGTCAACTTGTTCTTTTCATCGGATTGCAAACCCTGACTTTGCCATCGCTATTCAAGACTTTGTGGTGCAGGAGTCAAAAGGGCTGGCCGAGTATACCAACGAGCTTGATGAGCGGGCGCCATTTAAATCTAAAGACTAA
- a CDS encoding HigA family addiction module antitoxin — protein MSRIHNPPHPGETLREDILPALGLSVTEAAEQLGVARPSLSRVLNGHAAISPEMALRIEKWLGVENGGSADLWISEQASYDLWQARSKFNAKVTPAELLVA, from the coding sequence ATGAGCAGAATACATAACCCACCACACCCTGGTGAAACATTGAGAGAAGATATTCTTCCTGCGCTCGGCTTGAGTGTTACCGAGGCTGCCGAACAGTTAGGCGTAGCACGCCCTTCTTTATCGCGTGTACTAAACGGCCATGCAGCGATTTCGCCTGAGATGGCGTTACGTATTGAAAAGTGGTTAGGTGTCGAGAATGGCGGTAGTGCTGACTTATGGATATCTGAGCAAGCCTCATATGATCTTTGGCAAGCAAGAAGCAAATTTAATGCAAAAGTAACACCAGCAGAACTTTTAGTCGCCTGA
- a CDS encoding EF-hand domain-containing protein, which translates to MSLTKYACLVLCMGLSLSSGVSAESRNNLSAASDKAKRMAEDERFAEDDNKGDGYQKTLNLNFSPERREMLRKALEEYARSIDPSHDQIEERRRAMQESIEARFFEADTNNNSTIDRQEATEKLPQIARHFNSVDSNQDGVISLNELVEAQARILERRRAAEAAIQLEKQKRMIEAEALEEAKAKNKQATNTPKKKSL; encoded by the coding sequence ATGTCATTGACCAAGTATGCGTGCCTAGTTCTATGCATGGGCTTAAGCCTTTCTTCAGGTGTGAGTGCAGAGAGTCGGAATAATTTGTCTGCAGCATCTGACAAAGCTAAGCGAATGGCAGAGGACGAACGTTTTGCTGAAGATGATAACAAAGGCGATGGATACCAAAAAACCCTCAACTTAAACTTCAGCCCTGAACGCAGAGAAATGTTACGCAAAGCGCTTGAAGAGTATGCGCGCTCTATTGATCCAAGTCATGACCAAATTGAAGAGCGCAGACGCGCAATGCAAGAAAGTATTGAAGCGCGCTTTTTTGAGGCAGATACCAATAACAACAGCACTATAGACCGACAAGAAGCGACAGAGAAACTGCCGCAAATTGCTAGACATTTCAACAGTGTAGATAGCAATCAAGATGGCGTCATTTCATTAAATGAGCTAGTTGAAGCCCAAGCGAGAATCTTAGAGCGTCGCAGAGCAGCTGAAGCTGCAATTCAATTGGAAAAGCAAAAAAGAATGATTGAGGCTGAGGCGCTAGAAGAAGCTAAAGCGAAAAACAAGCAAGCAACCAATACCCCCAAAAAGAAGTCATTATAG
- the flhD gene encoding flagellar transcriptional regulator FlhD translates to MNVKDMMSEIKDANLNYLMMAKQLISSDKATAMFLLGISKEIADLLESLSNMQVVKLSSTNMMLTRFRFDDSAVLGMLTNYSKDRDQAHLHTSVLLASQSAEQIS, encoded by the coding sequence ATGAATGTAAAGGATATGATGTCTGAAATTAAGGACGCAAATCTCAACTATTTGATGATGGCGAAGCAGCTCATCAGTTCAGATAAAGCGACCGCGATGTTTCTTTTAGGAATCAGCAAAGAGATTGCTGATTTGCTGGAAAGCCTAAGCAATATGCAGGTTGTGAAGCTGAGCAGTACCAATATGATGCTGACACGTTTCCGATTTGATGACAGCGCGGTGCTAGGCATGCTGACCAACTATTCAAAAGATCGTGATCAAGCACATTTACACACATCTGTTCTGCTGGCTAGTCAATCGGCTGAGCAAATTTCCTAG
- a CDS encoding tyrosine-type recombinase/integrase: MLHKLTKSFVDKVSFEQSGQIFYRDSELLGFGLRVGKSAKVYYAEAKLHGKTVRKSIARHNVVSLDEARSQAKSYLAEISRGKNPHDEEKARKAKLVTLSEVLENYIEARGNLQRSTIQDYRHTFDAYLHDWLKKPAIEISKDMVELKFRKISQTSPSQANKTMRNFRAVMNYAIMKYEDSNGDSIFRHNPVIRITQLRAWHRAVRRDTLIKHYDLAPWYQAVMNLSNDSIAPNREVVKDFLLLVLFTGLRRNEAAKLTWNRVDLKDKTIVIKDTKNHTDHILPLTDFLHDLLTKRKAEAKTKYVFPNETNTGYMTDPKKQIANVIKESGVNFSTHDLRRTFITIAESLDISAYALKRLLNHKMTNDVTAGYIISDVERLRVPMQKITDYILYKIGQKEKADVIPIQMLQASA; this comes from the coding sequence ATGCTGCACAAATTAACTAAATCATTTGTAGATAAAGTTTCATTTGAACAATCAGGTCAAATTTTTTATCGTGATTCTGAATTATTGGGTTTTGGTTTACGCGTAGGTAAATCAGCAAAAGTTTATTATGCTGAAGCCAAGCTTCACGGAAAAACTGTCAGAAAATCTATTGCAAGACATAATGTTGTTTCATTAGATGAAGCACGCTCACAAGCTAAATCTTACTTGGCTGAAATCTCCCGTGGTAAAAATCCACATGATGAAGAAAAAGCCAGGAAAGCAAAATTAGTTACCTTATCCGAAGTGCTAGAAAACTATATTGAAGCACGTGGCAATTTGCAGCGTAGCACCATTCAAGATTATCGACATACCTTTGATGCATATCTACATGATTGGTTAAAAAAGCCAGCCATTGAAATATCAAAAGATATGGTGGAGCTTAAATTTAGAAAGATCAGCCAAACGAGTCCATCGCAAGCAAATAAAACCATGCGTAACTTTAGAGCGGTCATGAATTACGCCATTATGAAATATGAAGATAGTAATGGCGACTCTATCTTTAGGCATAACCCTGTTATCAGAATTACACAGTTACGTGCTTGGCATCGTGCAGTCAGAAGAGACACATTAATCAAGCATTATGATCTTGCTCCCTGGTATCAGGCTGTTATGAACTTATCTAATGACTCAATTGCACCCAATAGAGAAGTTGTTAAAGACTTTCTGCTGCTTGTTTTGTTTACAGGATTAAGACGAAATGAAGCTGCCAAACTCACTTGGAACAGAGTCGATCTTAAAGATAAAACTATCGTGATTAAAGACACTAAAAATCATACTGACCATATATTGCCACTTACGGACTTTTTACATGATTTGCTGACTAAAAGAAAAGCTGAAGCAAAAACCAAATATGTTTTTCCGAATGAAACAAATACTGGATACATGACGGATCCTAAAAAGCAGATCGCCAATGTGATAAAAGAAAGTGGCGTCAACTTTAGCACCCATGATTTAAGGCGTACATTTATCACGATTGCAGAAAGTTTAGATATCTCAGCTTATGCTCTAAAGCGGCTGCTCAATCATAAAATGACCAATGATGTGACTGCTGGTTATATTATTTCTGATGTTGAGCGTTTGAGAGTGCCTATGCAAAAAATTACGGATTACATTTTGTATAAAATTGGTCAGAAAGAAAAAGCCGATGTAATCCCGATTCAGATGTTGCAAGCTAGCGCATAA
- a CDS encoding type II toxin-antitoxin system RelE/ParE family toxin encodes MIKTFKHKGLKDFFESGSKAGIRPDHASKLSRQLVRLDIAKVPADMNLPGWRLHPLEGELAGHYSVTVNGNWRMTFMFDGEDAILVDYQDYH; translated from the coding sequence ATGATTAAAACATTCAAACATAAAGGGCTCAAAGATTTCTTTGAGAGCGGAAGTAAAGCAGGGATAAGACCCGATCACGCTTCTAAGTTAAGTCGTCAGTTAGTGCGTTTAGATATTGCTAAAGTACCTGCTGATATGAATCTACCAGGATGGAGACTTCACCCATTAGAAGGTGAATTAGCAGGTCATTACTCAGTCACCGTCAACGGTAACTGGCGCATGACTTTTATGTTTGATGGTGAAGATGCAATCCTGGTTGATTATCAGGACTATCACTAG
- a CDS encoding BLUF domain-containing protein — protein sequence MIRLLYSSQAAQDITEQGIADILGKSQKNNDEAGITGILVYGGQLFMQVLEGPELAVLKLYVTICEDARNSLNKIIYISYTDKRMFGDWSMGIIQCDPIAYQKIFDLNSRATETIEPGSFRDTMRDFLRRLNSAKKDT from the coding sequence ATGATTAGATTGTTATACAGCAGCCAGGCTGCACAAGATATTACAGAGCAGGGCATTGCAGATATTTTAGGAAAATCTCAGAAGAATAATGATGAGGCGGGCATCACTGGCATTCTGGTCTATGGTGGTCAATTGTTTATGCAAGTATTAGAAGGCCCAGAGCTTGCTGTACTTAAGCTATATGTCACTATTTGTGAAGATGCACGCAATAGCCTTAATAAAATTATTTATATTTCGTATACTGATAAACGTATGTTTGGAGATTGGTCAATGGGCATTATTCAATGTGACCCAATCGCTTATCAAAAAATATTCGATTTAAATTCAAGAGCAACAGAAACCATTGAGCCGGGTAGCTTTAGAGATACGATGCGTGATTTTTTGCGCAGATTGAATAGTGCAAAAAAAGATACTTAG
- a CDS encoding MinD/ParA family ATP-binding protein, protein MVSFKNDQAAGLRRIMAAPKPRVVSIISASSADQSRMMINLAASIRAQGSDVLIVHASKTTREASYEIDKTPALLEVAKTSTSLSVAIKNTKQEFAVAKLLPKNQVSTPLNSDAGQVLNQLFDELVLQYEIVLVDATLNNDDLLPLKTLNDSDILIQLTREPESIKDAYTLIKRICSQLGRRSFGIIVDDANEAQAEVVFNNIAQVAKRFMQIELEFFGAIPADVHLGKAAKLGRPVTDAFPLTPASNAFQQIAQRLNSKSTRTPNIDMLYSNSAMI, encoded by the coding sequence GTGGTTAGTTTTAAGAATGACCAAGCGGCTGGCTTACGCCGCATCATGGCTGCACCTAAGCCTCGTGTAGTGTCTATTATTTCAGCATCGTCTGCAGATCAATCACGCATGATGATTAATCTGGCTGCGTCCATTCGCGCCCAAGGTAGCGATGTGCTGATTGTGCATGCATCAAAAACTACGCGCGAAGCTAGCTATGAAATAGATAAAACACCTGCGCTTTTAGAGGTGGCAAAGACATCCACATCCCTGTCCGTAGCAATCAAAAATACGAAACAAGAGTTTGCTGTTGCCAAATTATTGCCAAAAAATCAGGTAAGTACTCCGCTCAATAGCGATGCCGGTCAAGTATTGAACCAACTATTTGATGAATTAGTACTGCAATACGAAATTGTATTAGTAGATGCAACACTGAATAACGATGATTTGTTACCATTAAAAACACTGAATGATAGCGACATTTTGATTCAACTCACACGCGAGCCAGAGTCAATTAAAGATGCATACACCCTGATTAAACGCATTTGCAGCCAACTTGGCAGGCGCTCTTTTGGCATTATTGTCGATGATGCCAATGAAGCACAGGCAGAGGTGGTTTTTAACAACATCGCGCAAGTAGCTAAACGTTTTATGCAAATTGAACTAGAGTTCTTTGGTGCAATTCCTGCCGATGTGCATTTAGGTAAAGCTGCAAAACTTGGTCGCCCAGTCACTGATGCGTTCCCACTCACGCCAGCTTCTAATGCGTTCCAACAAATTGCTCAACGCCTAAACAGCAAAAGTACACGTACACCCAATATAGACATGCTCTACAGCAACAGCGCCATGATATAG
- a CDS encoding restriction endonuclease translates to MRYKKKKTSLLEQVLSSDWKFSAVLAAIILGFSFVILPIVGLSNKIIKMLMPFIQSLSVLVIVFLSMVAIVKVLIAIILKNKEKRSTDFLNPRLARFSDQDKDDKSFDRVAPFITHQEESNNSDQPSSSSSDVKKSHQYGYAPVVNPSLNRTNTRVEPFIAEQNKATYEAPKVEDVRDKWTLDFINSLEWKRFEDITSAYFHEIGIKNKQTGLGADGGIDLLLYETNAEQPTAIVQCKKWSNVVGIKLLREFLGVMSHQGVAKGYFFTTDKFNQEAIKFSKEHNIELVDGKTLIAKLQRLSPESQYRVYTNITSGDYTTPTCVRCGAKMVLRKTEEKEFWGCKNFPKCRTVINIKTPPKPKPPRKFGFRLKKVR, encoded by the coding sequence GTGCGCTATAAGAAAAAGAAAACTTCACTTTTAGAGCAAGTGTTAAGTTCCGATTGGAAATTTTCGGCAGTATTGGCTGCAATCATCCTCGGATTTTCGTTTGTGATACTTCCAATAGTTGGACTTTCAAACAAAATTATCAAAATGCTGATGCCGTTCATTCAATCGCTTTCAGTGTTGGTGATTGTATTCTTATCAATGGTTGCAATCGTCAAAGTCTTAATCGCCATCATCTTAAAAAACAAAGAGAAAAGAAGTACTGATTTTCTTAATCCACGCTTGGCAAGATTTAGTGATCAAGATAAAGACGACAAAAGCTTTGATCGTGTAGCGCCATTCATTACGCATCAAGAAGAATCAAATAACTCTGATCAGCCCTCATCCTCATCTTCTGATGTAAAGAAAAGTCACCAGTATGGTTACGCACCTGTCGTCAATCCAAGTTTAAATAGAACCAATACGCGAGTAGAACCGTTTATTGCAGAGCAAAATAAAGCTACCTACGAAGCACCGAAAGTTGAAGATGTTCGGGATAAGTGGACGCTGGACTTTATCAACTCACTTGAGTGGAAAAGGTTTGAAGATATCACTAGTGCATATTTTCATGAAATCGGGATTAAGAATAAACAAACTGGTCTTGGCGCAGATGGCGGTATTGATTTGCTTTTGTATGAAACAAATGCAGAGCAACCTACGGCGATTGTGCAATGTAAGAAATGGTCAAATGTAGTCGGGATAAAACTTTTAAGAGAGTTTTTAGGCGTGATGTCGCATCAAGGCGTTGCTAAAGGATATTTCTTTACGACTGATAAATTTAACCAGGAAGCAATCAAATTTTCCAAAGAGCACAATATAGAGTTAGTTGACGGTAAAACACTCATCGCTAAGTTGCAGCGATTATCTCCTGAGTCACAATATCGAGTTTACACAAACATCACAAGCGGTGATTACACTACGCCAACTTGCGTACGTTGTGGCGCTAAGATGGTGTTAAGAAAAACAGAAGAAAAAGAATTTTGGGGATGCAAAAACTTTCCTAAGTGTAGAACGGTAATTAATATTAAAACACCACCTAAACCTAAGCCGCCAAGAAAGTTTGGTTTTAGATTAAAGAAAGTTAGGTAA
- a CDS encoding EF-hand domain-containing protein, which produces MKITQILLTSTLLFGLAQVAHADHHGGEAGKHGCQKADTNNDGAISRDEFMAKHQARAEKMFSKLDANNDGKIDADERKAAHEGVGHRYSKEDKK; this is translated from the coding sequence ATGAAAATTACACAGATTTTATTAACAAGCACGCTCTTGTTTGGCCTAGCACAAGTCGCACATGCTGATCATCACGGTGGTGAAGCTGGCAAACATGGCTGCCAAAAAGCAGATACCAACAATGATGGCGCAATCTCGCGTGACGAGTTTATGGCAAAGCATCAGGCTCGTGCTGAAAAAATGTTCAGTAAATTAGACGCCAATAATGACGGTAAGATTGATGCTGATGAGCGCAAAGCAGCACACGAAGGTGTTGGCCATCGATACTCAAAAGAAGACAAGAAATAG